TTAAGAATCTGATTCTCAATCTCCAGAAAATTTTCTCGCACATCGTTAGCCCGCCGCTCTGGAATACCCAATCTCTCTGCCCGCAACAGTTCCTCACGACCCAAATTAAGGCGCTCCCGAGCTTCCTCATCATCCAGCCCTACTAAATCTTGCGCAATTTTCAAACTTTCCTCTGCCTTCTGCATTGCAACTAAAGCTTGCTCTCGCCTAACAACGTTGCGCTGCTTAATCAAAGTAAAAATTACGGAACCAAGGAAGATTAAAGAAAGGAGCACCAGCAGAATAGTTGTAGATCTTGTAGATACATTTTTAGAAGATTTTTTTTGGTACTCCATTAAATATCAAAAAATTAAAGCTATTGTAGCAGCAAAAGCTAAAAAAGCAAAAATAAAATTTATAAATCCAACAGCATATACCCAACCAGAAACGCTAGTCTTTATGTTCATTACAAGAAGATGTATTTGCCGAACTGCTAGCAATGAAAATACTACATAAAAGAGCACCAAAACTCCCAAAATGTATTCTACTAAGGTAACAAGATTAAATTGCAAAGGAATAACTTCTTCAATCATACAATTGGGCAAGATCTGTAATCAAATCATGGACTTGTGCCGGTCGCGGAACAGCAATAAAATCAAACTCACGCGCTTCTGCAGCTGTCTGTACATATATGTCACCATAATTAAAAAGTGTATGGGCAGCACCGCTTACACTATAGGTAACATCTTGAATCTGAGATAACTCAGTCTCCGAAACACGAAAGAAAAGGAGACCAAAATAATCCAGATCCACTATTTTCCGGTCAGTAACCAAATAAATATTGAAAAACCACGAAAGAAAGGATAATAAGGCGTAACCACAACAAAAAAGATACCAAAGAATACTGAGTAATATCCTTACCCTAACTGGGATAAAAACGTTTTCAAACAAGGTATTTTCAAGAATTAAGACAAGCGCAAAAGGGAACAAGATTAGGAAAAGCAGAACCAACAACCAGGGTAGGTTTGTTATGGGATGTCTTCTTAGAAGAAGTAAAACCTCCTCCCCAGGCTCCTGAGCGGCAAAGTTAACATCACCTGGGTTTTCTGTATAAGCAGAAAGGGCTGAGTTCCTCTTTTGCTGAGAAATCCTATCCTTCATTTGGCTACTATTATAGCACGAAAGGGTTTTTAGAGCTCCTGATAAAGGTTTTCAGCTTCTGGGTATGGGTCTTTTAGCTTTAAGGCTTGTTCAATTGCTAACTTTGCCTTACTCCTCTCGCCAGCTAAACTGTAAGAAAGTGCGCTTAGATACCACAAATTAGGGTCAGTGGGACACAGGTTTAAGGCCTGCGTAACATATTTTTCTAACTCCTCCTGGTACCTAGAGTCAATCTGCGCCAAGATGTAATAAGTTGAGATAACAGACTTCAAAGTAACCAGATTTTGCGGGTTTAGCTGAACAGCCCTATCTGCTTCTTGCGAAGCATACATGCTAAAATCATCAGCATTTGCTCCCACCTTAGCTAAAACTGCATGTCCTCTTGCTAAATCCTTATAGTAGCGGGGCTCCCAAGGCCACAAATTTGTAGCTTGTTCCAAAACCCACACACTTTGGGCCATGTACCCTCTTTGCGCTAGGACACGACCCCGCGCATACTTTAAATCTGCCAAAAACCTTACTGCTATAGCACCCAACAAATTAATAGTTAATACAGTTGTTATCATTAACAGGAAGCCTTGTTTCTTTTTCATATCAGTAAGCACACGCAGCACATAAAAAAGCTGGGTAAAGCCAAAAAAGCAGTGCAGTGGGAACCACGGAAAATCCAAAAAGGTTGGTGACAAGCAAACTAAGCCAACCACAAAACGCAGCACGCTTTAGATACTGGATCCTTCTTTCCCCAAGGGCACCTAACCCTACAATAGCACTGTCTTTGCCCAACCCCCACCAAACAAAAACTCCAACATACGCTAAGTAAGAAAGAAGGCCAAAGGCACCTTGCTCAGTAAGAACATCCAGGTACTCATTGTGCGCTCGGTTATAAAGAAACTCCCATTCAGATGTTTTATTTAATTCTGAAGGCCTATGAGGCAAAAAGGCATAAGCAAAGGTTTCCGGACCAGTTCCCACCAAAAATACCTTGGGAGAGCTTTTCCACACATCGAGAGCTCCGCGCCAAACAATTTTTCGTATTTGGGCAGTATCACCTCCTCCAGCAATATTAAGTTCCGAAGCATACACCTCATAATTTCCAACTAAATGCCTCCAAGCTCCCTCTATTCTTTCTAAGTAAGGACCTGAATAACAAGTAATTATAAAACCATAAGCTAGTGCCAAAATAAAAACAGTCCCTTTTGGGTAAAAGCTCCGCGCTTGAATAGGAAAAACAATAAAAAAGAATCCCACAACTACAACAAAGCCCAAAAGCCCTGACAACGAGTAAGTAAACCAAAAAGCGGTAAATGTAATAACTGACAACACGAAAAACACTATTTTTAAAAATCCCTTTCTTTCCGCAAAGTAAAAAGCCCAAGACAAGGGAATAACCATTAATAACCAAGCAGCCAACCAATTTGGCTGACCCAAGAAAGAAAAAACGCGGGAAGCAGAATCCTGAACCCAATACTGGTTGTCAATTCCAAAATGTTGAAGAACAGCATAAATACTAACAATAAAACTTGAAAATACTAACGCAAAGCAAAACTTCACAAACACCTCTGGCTTAGCTCCAAATTCAAAAATATACACCAAGAAGAGAGCAAGGTAAGCTCCAACACTAAAAAGTCCTCCGTGAAACCGGGAATAATAGCCAAAAATAGAAGTATAGATGTGCATAGAGAAAACTACCGAGAAGAAAAACCAAACTAAATGAACAAAAAGTAGAGTTATCCACGGTACTTTTTTGAAAACATGTTGTAGAGAAGGAAAAGAAGTAAAAAGAGATCTAATAGTAAAGCAGGCAACAATAAGCACTGCTAAAGCATAAACAAAAATCATCTTTGGAAACTCAAAAAGCTCATATGTCCAAGGGCATATTAGTAGGGGTGTTATAAAAAATAACAGTATATACAAAACGTAAATAGTCTTGTCGCATATTGACACTATCTGATTTTCCATAGTATGCTTAGAATAACACTACTTGCTGCAAAATGTAATTTAAGGGAAGTACTTATAAAGGCATGATTTCCAAAACCCTGCTCAAATTAATTGATGAAGCTATCCTTCCCGCAGTTGTTGTTATAGCCGGGAAGGTCTTGGGAGTAGCTATTCTCTCTATACACATCAATGTGCCGTTTACTCTAGATTTGGGTACTCTAGCAGAACATCACGCTGCCACAATAAATAAATACTCCAACCTTTTTTCCTACAGTGCAGTAACGCTAGGTATGGTTTTTATCCTAATCCGCTCTTACCTTTTCCATACAACACATATAAGTCCGAAAATAACGCTCCGTTTGTATGACCTAAACCTTACATCACTAATTGAAACCACCTACGAGCTGTTTCACCAAGCAGTTGTTTGGCTTTCATATCAATGGCTTCTAACTATTTTGTTTTTATTACAATCATATTGG
This DNA window, taken from Patescibacteria group bacterium, encodes the following:
- a CDS encoding O-antigen ligase family protein, yielding MENQIVSICDKTIYVLYILLFFITPLLICPWTYELFEFPKMIFVYALAVLIVACFTIRSLFTSFPSLQHVFKKVPWITLLFVHLVWFFFSVVFSMHIYTSIFGYYSRFHGGLFSVGAYLALFLVYIFEFGAKPEVFVKFCFALVFSSFIVSIYAVLQHFGIDNQYWVQDSASRVFSFLGQPNWLAAWLLMVIPLSWAFYFAERKGFLKIVFFVLSVITFTAFWFTYSLSGLLGFVVVVGFFFIVFPIQARSFYPKGTVFILALAYGFIITCYSGPYLERIEGAWRHLVGNYEVYASELNIAGGGDTAQIRKIVWRGALDVWKSSPKVFLVGTGPETFAYAFLPHRPSELNKTSEWEFLYNRAHNEYLDVLTEQGAFGLLSYLAYVGVFVWWGLGKDSAIVGLGALGERRIQYLKRAAFCGWLSLLVTNLFGFSVVPTALLFWLYPAFLCAACAY
- a CDS encoding PH domain-containing protein, producing MKDRISQQKRNSALSAYTENPGDVNFAAQEPGEEVLLLLRRHPITNLPWLLVLLFLILFPFALVLILENTLFENVFIPVRVRILLSILWYLFCCGYALLSFLSWFFNIYLVTDRKIVDLDYFGLLFFRVSETELSQIQDVTYSVSGAAHTLFNYGDIYVQTAAEAREFDFIAVPRPAQVHDLITDLAQLYD
- a CDS encoding DUF5657 family protein; its protein translation is MIEEVIPLQFNLVTLVEYILGVLVLFYVVFSLLAVRQIHLLVMNIKTSVSGWVYAVGFINFIFAFLAFAATIALIF